In Camelina sativa cultivar DH55 chromosome 16, Cs, whole genome shotgun sequence, a single window of DNA contains:
- the LOC104749897 gene encoding protein SMAX1-LIKE 7-like isoform X3 codes for MPTPVTTARQCLTEETARALDDAVSVARRRSHAQTTSLHAVSGLLTMPSSILREVCISRAAHNTPYSSRLQFRALELCVGVSLDRLPSSKSPTAVEEDPPVSNSLMAAIKRSQATQRRHPETYHLHQIHANNNTQTTSVLKVELKYFILSILDDPIVSRVFGEAGFRSTDIKLDVLHPPVTSQFSSRFTSRSRVPPLFLCNIPESDSGRARFGFPFGDLDENCRRIGEVLGRRAKKNPLLVGACGGEALKTFTDSINRGKFGFLPLEISGLSVVSVEISEVLAQGSRIDVKVDDLGRLKSGMVLNLGELKDLTSEVYSVDVVEKFVLKLSDLLKLHREKLWFIASASSNETYLKLIERFPMIDKEWNLHLLPITSSSQGVYPKSSLMGSFVPFGGFFSSTSDFRVPFSNSMNQTLPRCHLCNEKYEQEVAALAKSVSVIDDQCSEKLPSWLRNVEPEQDKGLLRKAKDDPNALAARIPALQKKWDDICQRIHQTPAFPKLSFQPVRPQFPLQLVPSSQTKMSLGSPTEKPVCMRTTSESFQGLAQAQNPPHQQLGLSVKISKPKQTEELTSRATNSPLSCVTTDLGLGTIYASKNQDSSTPLSLERRDLEVVKEKPMFAASRYCKDFKSLRELLSRKVGFQNEAVNAISEILCGYRDDESRRRNHIATTSNVWMALLGPDKAGKKKVASALAEVFCGGQDNCICVDFQSQDSLDDRFRGKTVVDYIAGQVARRADSVVFIKNVDKAEFVDQIRLSDAVRTGKLRDSHGREIGMKNVIVVATFSGIDKYSDDCHVVEERVKYTEERVLSARNWKLQIQLAENASNVIKNGLNKRRQEETETGVTELRALKSQRSFLDLNLPVDETEANADEAYAMSENTEAWLDEFVEQVDGKVTFKQIDFDGLAKNIKRNVLSHFHRYFGPETNLEIENDAILQILHALRWSSDEERTCDQWMQTVLAPSFAEARQKYVSATPFSVKLVASRDSPTEEEPAGIQFPARVKVI; via the exons ATGCCGACACCGGTAACCACGGCGAGGCAATGTTTAACTGAAGAAACGGCACGTGCACTAGACGACGCTGTCTCCGTCGCGCGTCGTCGCAGCCACGCTCAAACGACGTCTCTTCACGCCGTTTCGGGTCTTTTAACGATGCCTTCCTCTATCCTCAGAGAAGTTTGTATCTCACGCGCCGCTCACAACACACCGTACTCGTCACGTCTCCAGTTTCGCGCGCTAGAGCTCTGCGTCGGCGTGTCTCTAGACAGGTTACCTTCTTCGAAGTCTCCGACGGCTGTAGAAGAAGATCCTCCGGTGTCGAACTCTCTCATGGCGGCGATCAAAAGATCTCAGGCGACTCAACGACGTCACCCGGAGACTTATCATCTCCACCAGATACATGcgaacaacaacacacaaacgacgTCGGTTTTGAAAGTTGAGTTGAAGTATTTTATACTATCCATATTAGACGACCCGATAGTGAGTCGGGTCTTTGGTGAAGCCGGGTTTAGAAGCACCGACATTAAGCTCGACGTGCTTCATCCTCCGGTGACGTCTCAGTTCTCGTCGAGGTTCACGTCGAGATCTCGtgttcctcctctgtttctgtgTAACATACCGGAATCTGATTCGGGTCGGGCTAGATTCGGGTTCCCGTTTGGTGATCTCGACGAGAATTGTAGGAGGATCGGCGAAGTTTTGGGGAGGAGGGCTAAGAAGAATCCGTTACTGGTTGGTGCTTGTGGTGGTGAGGCTCTCAAAACGTTTACTGATTCGATAAACAGAggaaagtttggttttttaccTCTGGAGATTAGTGGGTTGAGTGTAGTTAGTGTAGAGATTAGTGAAGTTTTGGCTCAAGGGTCCAGGATCGATGTAAAGGTTGATGATTTAGGGAGATTGAAGTCAGGGATGGTTTTAAATCTTGGAGAGTTGAAAGATTTAACCAGTGAGGTTTACTCAGTTGATGTTGTTGAGAAGTTTGTGTTGAAGCTCTCTGATTTGTTGAAGCTTCACCGTGAGAAGCTTTGGTTTATCGCTAGTGCGTCGAGTAACGAGACGTATTTGAAGCTGATTGAGAGGTTTCCGATGATTGATAAAGAATggaatcttcatcttcttcctataACATCTTCGAGTCAAGGGGTTTATCCAAAATCCAG TTTGATGGGATCGTTTGTTCCATTTGGAGGTTTTTTCTCATCAACATCGGATTTTAGAGTACCGTTTAGTAACTCAATGAATCAGACTTTACCTAGATGTCATCTCTGTAATGAGAAGTATGAGCAAGAAGTGGCAGCCTTGGCCAAGTCTGTGTCAGTGATCGATGATCAGTGTTCGGAGAAGTTACCTTCTTGGTTACGAAATGTGGAGCCTGAACAAGACAAAGGACTTCTCCGAAAG GCTAAAGATGATCCAAACGCATTAGCCGCTCGGATTCCGGCTCTGCAGAAGAAATGGGACGACATTTGCCAAAGGATCCATCAAACTCCCGCATTTC CTAAACTCAGTTTCCAGCCCGTTAGGCCGCAGTTCCCTCTTCAGCTGGTTCCGTCTAGCCAGACCAAGATGAGTCTTGGAAGCCCAACTGAGAAACCTGTTTGCATGAGGACGACGTCTGAAAGCTTTCAGGGTTTGGCTCAAGCGCAGAATCCACCACACCAACAACTTGGTTTATCAGTAAAAATCTCAAAGCCAAAACAAACCGAGGAACTCACAAGTCGCGCAACGAACTCGCCTTTGAGCTGTGTTACGACAGATTTAGGATTGGGAACAATCTACGCATCGAAAAACCAGGATTCAAGCACACCATTATCGCTTGAAAGGAGAGACCTTGAGGTTGTCAAAGAGAAACCAATGTTTGCGGCTTCGAGATATTGCAAAGATTTCAAGTCTCTGAGGGAACTACTCTCTAGGAAAGTCGGTTTTCAGAACGAAGCCGTGAACGCCATTAGCGAAATCCTTTGTGGATACAGAGATGATGAGTCCAGGAGAAGAAACCATATAGCAACCACAAGTAATGTTTGGATGGCTCTTCTTGGACCTGATAAAGCCGGGAAGAAGAAAGTGGCATCAGCTCTTGCTGAAGTCTTCTGCGGTGGCCAAGACAACTGCATCTGCGTGGATTTCCAGTCGCAGGACAGTCTTGACGATAGATTCAGAGGTAAAACAGTTGTTGATTACATTGCTGGCCAAGTGGCGAGGCGGGCTGATTCTGTTGTTTTCATTAAAAACGTTGACAAAGCCGAGTTCGTTGATCAGATCAGATTGTCTGATGCTGTGAGAACTGGAAAACTCCGTGATTCACATGGGAGAGAGATTGGTATGAAAAATGTTATAGTTGTTGCTACTTTTTCTGGAATTGATAAATACAGTGATGATTGTCATGTTGTTGAAGAACGAGTCAAATATACCGAGGAAAGAGTACTCAGTGCAAGAAACTGGAAACTTCAGATACAACTAGCTGAGAATGCGTCAAATGTTATCAAGAATGGTCTGAATAAGAGAAGACAGGAGGAGACAGAAACAGGGGTTACAGAGCTGCGAGCCCTTAAGTCTCAACGTTCGTTTCTTGATCTCAATCTTCCGGTGGATGAGACAGAAGCAAACGCAGATGAGGCGTATGCAATGTCCGAGAACACGGAAGCTTGGCTTGATGAATTTGTGGAACAAGTAGACGGGAAAGTGACGTTCAAGCAGATTGACTTTGATGGATTAGCCAAGAACATAAAAAGGAACGTTCTTTCGCATTTTCATCGGTACTTTGGACCTGAAACAAATCTAGAGATCGAAAACGATGCGATCCTTCAGATTCTACATGCCTTAAGATGGTCATCAGATGAAGAGAGAACGTGTGATCAATGGATGCAAACTGTTCTTGCTCCAAGCTTTGCTGAAGCTAGACAAAAGTATGTATCCGCTACTCCTTTCTCTGTGAAACTTGTCGCCTCTAGAGATTCTCCGACTGAAGAGGAACCTGCCGGAATACAGTTTCCGGCAAGAGTCAAAGTGATATGA
- the LOC104749897 gene encoding protein SMAX1-LIKE 7-like isoform X5, whose protein sequence is MPTPVTTARQCLTEETARALDDAVSVARRRSHAQTTSLHAVSGLLTMPSSILREVCISRAAHNTPYSSRLQFRALELCVGVSLDRLPSSKSPTAVEEDPPVSNSLMAAIKRSQATQRRHPETYHLHQIHANNNTQTTSVLKVELKYFILSILDDPIVSRVFGEAGFRSTDIKLDVLHPPVTSQFSSRFTSRSRVPPLFLCNIPESDSGRARFGFPFGDLDENCRRIGEVLGRRAKKNPLLVGACGGEALKTFTDSINRGKFGFLPLEISGLSVVSVEISEVLAQGSRIDVKVDDLGRLKSGMVLNLGELKDLTSEVYSVDVVEKFVLKLSDLLKLHREKLWFIASASSNETYLKLIERFPMIDKEWNLHLLPITSSSQGVYPKSSLMGSFVPFGGFFSSTSDFRVPFSNSMNQTLPRCHLCNEKYEQEVAALAKSVSVIDDQCSEKLPSWLRNVEPEQDKGLLRKAKDDPNALAARIPALQKKWDDICQRIHQTPAFPKLSFQPVRPQFPLQLVPSSQTKMSLGSPTEKPVCMRTTSESFQGLAQAQNPPHQQLGLSVKISKPKQTEELTSRATNSPLSCVTTDLGLGTIYASKNQDSSTPLSLERRDLEVVKEKPMFAASRYCKDFKSLRELLSRKVGFQNEAVNAISEILCGYRDDESRRRNHIATTSNVWMALLGPDKAGKKKVASALAEVFCGGQDNCICVDFQSQDSLDDRFRGKTVVDYIAGQVARRADSVVFIKNVDKAEFVDQIRLSDAVRTGKLRDSHGREIGMKNVIVVATFSGIDKYSDDCHVVEERVKYTEERVLSARNWKLQIQLAENASNVIKNGLNKRRQEETETGVTELRALKSQRSFLDLNLPVDETEANADEAYAMSENTEAWLDEFVEQVDGKVTFKQIDFDGLAKNIKRNVLSHFHRYFGPETNLEIENDAILQILHALRWSSDEERTCDQWMQTVLAPSFAEARQKYVSATPFSVKLVASRDSPTEEEPAGIQFPARVKVI, encoded by the exons ATGCCGACACCGGTAACCACGGCGAGGCAATGTTTAACTGAAGAAACGGCACGTGCACTAGACGACGCTGTCTCCGTCGCGCGTCGTCGCAGCCACGCTCAAACGACGTCTCTTCACGCCGTTTCGGGTCTTTTAACGATGCCTTCCTCTATCCTCAGAGAAGTTTGTATCTCACGCGCCGCTCACAACACACCGTACTCGTCACGTCTCCAGTTTCGCGCGCTAGAGCTCTGCGTCGGCGTGTCTCTAGACAGGTTACCTTCTTCGAAGTCTCCGACGGCTGTAGAAGAAGATCCTCCGGTGTCGAACTCTCTCATGGCGGCGATCAAAAGATCTCAGGCGACTCAACGACGTCACCCGGAGACTTATCATCTCCACCAGATACATGcgaacaacaacacacaaacgacgTCGGTTTTGAAAGTTGAGTTGAAGTATTTTATACTATCCATATTAGACGACCCGATAGTGAGTCGGGTCTTTGGTGAAGCCGGGTTTAGAAGCACCGACATTAAGCTCGACGTGCTTCATCCTCCGGTGACGTCTCAGTTCTCGTCGAGGTTCACGTCGAGATCTCGtgttcctcctctgtttctgtgTAACATACCGGAATCTGATTCGGGTCGGGCTAGATTCGGGTTCCCGTTTGGTGATCTCGACGAGAATTGTAGGAGGATCGGCGAAGTTTTGGGGAGGAGGGCTAAGAAGAATCCGTTACTGGTTGGTGCTTGTGGTGGTGAGGCTCTCAAAACGTTTACTGATTCGATAAACAGAggaaagtttggttttttaccTCTGGAGATTAGTGGGTTGAGTGTAGTTAGTGTAGAGATTAGTGAAGTTTTGGCTCAAGGGTCCAGGATCGATGTAAAGGTTGATGATTTAGGGAGATTGAAGTCAGGGATGGTTTTAAATCTTGGAGAGTTGAAAGATTTAACCAGTGAGGTTTACTCAGTTGATGTTGTTGAGAAGTTTGTGTTGAAGCTCTCTGATTTGTTGAAGCTTCACCGTGAGAAGCTTTGGTTTATCGCTAGTGCGTCGAGTAACGAGACGTATTTGAAGCTGATTGAGAGGTTTCCGATGATTGATAAAGAATggaatcttcatcttcttcctataACATCTTCGAGTCAAGGGGTTTATCCAAAATCCAG TTTGATGGGATCGTTTGTTCCATTTGGAGGTTTTTTCTCATCAACATCGGATTTTAGAGTACCGTTTAGTAACTCAATGAATCAGACTTTACCTAGATGTCATCTCTGTAATGAGAAGTATGAGCAAGAAGTGGCAGCCTTGGCCAAGTCTGTGTCAGTGATCGATGATCAGTGTTCGGAGAAGTTACCTTCTTGGTTACGAAATGTGGAGCCTGAACAAGACAAAGGACTTCTCCGAAAG GCTAAAGATGATCCAAACGCATTAGCCGCTCGGATTCCGGCTCTGCAGAAGAAATGGGACGACATTTGCCAAAGGATCCATCAAACTCCCGCATTTCCTAAACTCAGTTTCCAGCCCGTTAGGCCGCAGTTCCCTCTTCAGCTGGTTCCGTCTAGCCAGACCAAGATGAGTCTTGGAAGCCCAACTGAGAAACCTGTTTGCATGAGGACGACGTCTGAAAGCTTTCAGGGTTTGGCTCAAGCGCAGAATCCACCACACCAACAACTTGGTTTATCAGTAAAAATCTCAAAGCCAAAACAAACCGAGGAACTCACAAGTCGCGCAACGAACTCGCCTTTGAGCTGTGTTACGACAGATTTAGGATTGGGAACAATCTACGCATCGAAAAACCAGGATTCAAGCACACCATTATCGCTTGAAAGGAGAGACCTTGAG GTTGTCAAAGAGAAACCAATGTTTGCGGCTTCGAGATATTGCAAAGATTTCAAGTCTCTGAGGGAACTACTCTCTAGGAAAGTCGGTTTTCAGAACGAAGCCGTGAACGCCATTAGCGAAATCCTTTGTGGATACAGAGATGATGAGTCCAGGAGAAGAAACCATATAGCAACCACAAGTAATGTTTGGATGGCTCTTCTTGGACCTGATAAAGCCGGGAAGAAGAAAGTGGCATCAGCTCTTGCTGAAGTCTTCTGCGGTGGCCAAGACAACTGCATCTGCGTGGATTTCCAGTCGCAGGACAGTCTTGACGATAGATTCAGAGGTAAAACAGTTGTTGATTACATTGCTGGCCAAGTGGCGAGGCGGGCTGATTCTGTTGTTTTCATTAAAAACGTTGACAAAGCCGAGTTCGTTGATCAGATCAGATTGTCTGATGCTGTGAGAACTGGAAAACTCCGTGATTCACATGGGAGAGAGATTGGTATGAAAAATGTTATAGTTGTTGCTACTTTTTCTGGAATTGATAAATACAGTGATGATTGTCATGTTGTTGAAGAACGAGTCAAATATACCGAGGAAAGAGTACTCAGTGCAAGAAACTGGAAACTTCAGATACAACTAGCTGAGAATGCGTCAAATGTTATCAAGAATGGTCTGAATAAGAGAAGACAGGAGGAGACAGAAACAGGGGTTACAGAGCTGCGAGCCCTTAAGTCTCAACGTTCGTTTCTTGATCTCAATCTTCCGGTGGATGAGACAGAAGCAAACGCAGATGAGGCGTATGCAATGTCCGAGAACACGGAAGCTTGGCTTGATGAATTTGTGGAACAAGTAGACGGGAAAGTGACGTTCAAGCAGATTGACTTTGATGGATTAGCCAAGAACATAAAAAGGAACGTTCTTTCGCATTTTCATCGGTACTTTGGACCTGAAACAAATCTAGAGATCGAAAACGATGCGATCCTTCAGATTCTACATGCCTTAAGATGGTCATCAGATGAAGAGAGAACGTGTGATCAATGGATGCAAACTGTTCTTGCTCCAAGCTTTGCTGAAGCTAGACAAAAGTATGTATCCGCTACTCCTTTCTCTGTGAAACTTGTCGCCTCTAGAGATTCTCCGACTGAAGAGGAACCTGCCGGAATACAGTTTCCGGCAAGAGTCAAAGTGATATGA
- the LOC104749897 gene encoding protein SMAX1-LIKE 7-like isoform X2, producing the protein MPTPVTTARQCLTEETARALDDAVSVARRRSHAQTTSLHAVSGLLTMPSSILREVCISRAAHNTPYSSRLQFRALELCVGVSLDRLPSSKSPTAVEEDPPVSNSLMAAIKRSQATQRRHPETYHLHQIHANNNTQTTSVLKVELKYFILSILDDPIVSRVFGEAGFRSTDIKLDVLHPPVTSQFSSRFTSRSRVPPLFLCNIPESDSGRARFGFPFGDLDENCRRIGEVLGRRAKKNPLLVGACGGEALKTFTDSINRGKFGFLPLEISGLSVVSVEISEVLAQGSRIDVKVDDLGRLKSGMVLNLGELKDLTSEVYSVDVVEKFVLKLSDLLKLHREKLWFIASASSNETYLKLIERFPMIDKEWNLHLLPITSSSQGVYPKSSLMGSFVPFGGFFSSTSDFRVPFSNSMNQTLPRCHLCNEKYEQEVAALAKSVSVIDDQCSEKLPSWLRNVEPEQDKGLLRKAKDDPNALAARIPALQKKWDDICQRIHQTPAFPKLSFQPVRPQFPLQLVPSSQTKMSLGSPTEKPVCMRTTSESFQGLAQAQNPPHQQLGLSVKISKPKQTEELTSRATNSPLSCVTTDLGLGTIYASKNQDSSTPLSLERRDLEVVKEKPMFAASRYCKDFKSLRELLSRKVGFQNEAVNAISEILCGYRDDESRRRNHIATTSNVWMALLGPDKAGKKKVASALAEVFCGGQDNCICVDFQSQDSLDDRFRGKTVVDYIAGQVARRADSVVFIKNVDKAEFVDQIRLSDAVRTGKLRDSHGREIGMKNVIVVATFSGIDKYSDDCHVVEERVKYTEERVLSARNWKLQIQLAENASNVIKNGLNKRRQEETETGVTELRALKSQRSFLDLNLPVDETEANADEAYAMSENTEAWLDEFVEQVDGKVTFKQIDFDGLAKNIKRNVLSHFHRYFGPETNLEIENDAILQILHALRWSSDEERTCDQWMQTVLAPSFAEARQKYVSATPFSVKLVASRDSPTEEEPAGIQFPARVKVI; encoded by the exons ATGCCGACACCGGTAACCACGGCGAGGCAATGTTTAACTGAAGAAACGGCACGTGCACTAGACGACGCTGTCTCCGTCGCGCGTCGTCGCAGCCACGCTCAAACGACGTCTCTTCACGCCGTTTCGGGTCTTTTAACGATGCCTTCCTCTATCCTCAGAGAAGTTTGTATCTCACGCGCCGCTCACAACACACCGTACTCGTCACGTCTCCAGTTTCGCGCGCTAGAGCTCTGCGTCGGCGTGTCTCTAGACAGGTTACCTTCTTCGAAGTCTCCGACGGCTGTAGAAGAAGATCCTCCGGTGTCGAACTCTCTCATGGCGGCGATCAAAAGATCTCAGGCGACTCAACGACGTCACCCGGAGACTTATCATCTCCACCAGATACATGcgaacaacaacacacaaacgacgTCGGTTTTGAAAGTTGAGTTGAAGTATTTTATACTATCCATATTAGACGACCCGATAGTGAGTCGGGTCTTTGGTGAAGCCGGGTTTAGAAGCACCGACATTAAGCTCGACGTGCTTCATCCTCCGGTGACGTCTCAGTTCTCGTCGAGGTTCACGTCGAGATCTCGtgttcctcctctgtttctgtgTAACATACCGGAATCTGATTCGGGTCGGGCTAGATTCGGGTTCCCGTTTGGTGATCTCGACGAGAATTGTAGGAGGATCGGCGAAGTTTTGGGGAGGAGGGCTAAGAAGAATCCGTTACTGGTTGGTGCTTGTGGTGGTGAGGCTCTCAAAACGTTTACTGATTCGATAAACAGAggaaagtttggttttttaccTCTGGAGATTAGTGGGTTGAGTGTAGTTAGTGTAGAGATTAGTGAAGTTTTGGCTCAAGGGTCCAGGATCGATGTAAAGGTTGATGATTTAGGGAGATTGAAGTCAGGGATGGTTTTAAATCTTGGAGAGTTGAAAGATTTAACCAGTGAGGTTTACTCAGTTGATGTTGTTGAGAAGTTTGTGTTGAAGCTCTCTGATTTGTTGAAGCTTCACCGTGAGAAGCTTTGGTTTATCGCTAGTGCGTCGAGTAACGAGACGTATTTGAAGCTGATTGAGAGGTTTCCGATGATTGATAAAGAATggaatcttcatcttcttcctataACATCTTCGAGTCAAGGGGTTTATCCAAAATCCAG TTTGATGGGATCGTTTGTTCCATTTGGAGGTTTTTTCTCATCAACATCGGATTTTAGAGTACCGTTTAGTAACTCAATGAATCAGACTTTACCTAGATGTCATCTCTGTAATGAGAAGTATGAGCAAGAAGTGGCAGCCTTGGCCAAGTCTGTGTCAGTGATCGATGATCAGTGTTCGGAGAAGTTACCTTCTTGGTTACGAAATGTGGAGCCTGAACAAGACAAAGGACTTCTCCGAAAG GCTAAAGATGATCCAAACGCATTAGCCGCTCGGATTCCGGCTCTGCAGAAGAAATGGGACGACATTTGCCAAAGGATCCATCAAACTCCCGCATTTCCTAAACTCAG TTTCCAGCCCGTTAGGCCGCAGTTCCCTCTTCAGCTGGTTCCGTCTAGCCAGACCAAGATGAGTCTTGGAAGCCCAACTGAGAAACCTGTTTGCATGAGGACGACGTCTGAAAGCTTTCAGGGTTTGGCTCAAGCGCAGAATCCACCACACCAACAACTTGGTTTATCAGTAAAAATCTCAAAGCCAAAACAAACCGAGGAACTCACAAGTCGCGCAACGAACTCGCCTTTGAGCTGTGTTACGACAGATTTAGGATTGGGAACAATCTACGCATCGAAAAACCAGGATTCAAGCACACCATTATCGCTTGAAAGGAGAGACCTTGAGGTTGTCAAAGAGAAACCAATGTTTGCGGCTTCGAGATATTGCAAAGATTTCAAGTCTCTGAGGGAACTACTCTCTAGGAAAGTCGGTTTTCAGAACGAAGCCGTGAACGCCATTAGCGAAATCCTTTGTGGATACAGAGATGATGAGTCCAGGAGAAGAAACCATATAGCAACCACAAGTAATGTTTGGATGGCTCTTCTTGGACCTGATAAAGCCGGGAAGAAGAAAGTGGCATCAGCTCTTGCTGAAGTCTTCTGCGGTGGCCAAGACAACTGCATCTGCGTGGATTTCCAGTCGCAGGACAGTCTTGACGATAGATTCAGAGGTAAAACAGTTGTTGATTACATTGCTGGCCAAGTGGCGAGGCGGGCTGATTCTGTTGTTTTCATTAAAAACGTTGACAAAGCCGAGTTCGTTGATCAGATCAGATTGTCTGATGCTGTGAGAACTGGAAAACTCCGTGATTCACATGGGAGAGAGATTGGTATGAAAAATGTTATAGTTGTTGCTACTTTTTCTGGAATTGATAAATACAGTGATGATTGTCATGTTGTTGAAGAACGAGTCAAATATACCGAGGAAAGAGTACTCAGTGCAAGAAACTGGAAACTTCAGATACAACTAGCTGAGAATGCGTCAAATGTTATCAAGAATGGTCTGAATAAGAGAAGACAGGAGGAGACAGAAACAGGGGTTACAGAGCTGCGAGCCCTTAAGTCTCAACGTTCGTTTCTTGATCTCAATCTTCCGGTGGATGAGACAGAAGCAAACGCAGATGAGGCGTATGCAATGTCCGAGAACACGGAAGCTTGGCTTGATGAATTTGTGGAACAAGTAGACGGGAAAGTGACGTTCAAGCAGATTGACTTTGATGGATTAGCCAAGAACATAAAAAGGAACGTTCTTTCGCATTTTCATCGGTACTTTGGACCTGAAACAAATCTAGAGATCGAAAACGATGCGATCCTTCAGATTCTACATGCCTTAAGATGGTCATCAGATGAAGAGAGAACGTGTGATCAATGGATGCAAACTGTTCTTGCTCCAAGCTTTGCTGAAGCTAGACAAAAGTATGTATCCGCTACTCCTTTCTCTGTGAAACTTGTCGCCTCTAGAGATTCTCCGACTGAAGAGGAACCTGCCGGAATACAGTTTCCGGCAAGAGTCAAAGTGATATGA